A window from Roseburia sp. 499 encodes these proteins:
- the hemC gene encoding hydroxymethylbilane synthase has translation MKTTKIGTRESKLAVIQAEMVADYIRKNCKEIVPELVKMKTTGDKILNKTLDKIGGKGLFVKELDVALLEGRSDISVHSLKDMPMEVSEELPLLGFSKREDPRDVLVLPKGKKELDQTLPLGCSSARRIIQLKKIFPDMDVKSVRGNVLTRLEKLDRGEYSGLILAAAGLKRLELEERISRYFTTDEMIPAAGQGILALQGRQNEDYSYLTEFYDEESTYCALAERSFVRTLNGGCSSPIAAYAVVENGLLRLTGLYAVEGSSDYVTGQIEGNMKEAEELGAKLARQLKEEKI, from the coding sequence TTGAAAACGACAAAAATCGGAACCAGAGAAAGTAAACTTGCTGTGATTCAGGCAGAAATGGTTGCAGATTATATTAGAAAAAACTGCAAAGAGATAGTACCGGAATTAGTAAAAATGAAGACTACCGGAGATAAAATTTTAAATAAAACACTAGATAAAATAGGTGGAAAAGGATTATTTGTCAAGGAATTGGATGTGGCACTCTTAGAGGGACGCAGTGACATTTCTGTGCATAGCTTAAAAGATATGCCAATGGAAGTCTCAGAAGAATTGCCGTTATTAGGTTTTTCAAAAAGGGAAGACCCACGAGATGTATTAGTACTTCCGAAAGGGAAAAAGGAATTGGATCAAACTTTGCCATTGGGGTGTTCCAGTGCTAGACGAATCATTCAGTTGAAGAAAATCTTTCCGGATATGGATGTCAAAAGTGTCCGTGGAAATGTGTTGACCCGTTTGGAAAAATTAGATAGAGGAGAATATAGCGGACTTATCCTTGCAGCAGCCGGATTAAAACGTTTGGAATTAGAAGAACGCATTAGCCGATATTTTACCACAGATGAGATGATTCCTGCGGCAGGACAGGGGATTCTTGCGTTACAGGGAAGACAGAACGAAGACTATTCCTATTTGACAGAGTTTTATGATGAAGAAAGTACCTATTGTGCGTTGGCAGAGAGAAGCTTTGTGCGTACATTGAATGGTGGATGCAGTTCCCCTATTGCAGCATATGCGGTGGTAGAGAATGGACTGTTAAGATTGACTGGATTATATGCCGTAGAGGGAAGCAGTGATTATGTGACCGGACAGATAGAGGGAAACATGAAAGAGGCAGAAGAATTAGGAGCAAAATTAGCAAGACAATTAAAAGAGGAAAAAATATGA
- the hemB gene encoding porphobilinogen synthase: MELITRPRRLRGNAVLRKMVRETRIDASSLVYPMFVMEGKNIKEEIPSMPGQYRYSVDRMEEKLTELADAGVSSVMLFGIPEHKDEVGSGAYAEDGIVQKAFRKAKEVCPELYMIGDVCMCEYTSHGHCGVLCDHDVDNDKTLELLAKTALSQVQAGADMVAPSDMMDGRVAAIRAKLDEKGYVNTPIMSYAVKFASSFYGPFRDAAGSAPSFGDRKSYQMDFHNRREALKEAMLDVEEGADIIMVKPAMAYGDLIREVKDRTDIPVASYSVSGEYAMVKAAAQAGFIDEASILCEMAVSAYRAGTDIYITYFAEELAGYMKEGRIG; encoded by the coding sequence ATGGAACTGATTACAAGACCACGTCGTCTGCGTGGAAATGCAGTGCTTCGTAAGATGGTACGAGAGACTAGAATAGATGCGTCTAGTCTGGTATATCCCATGTTTGTAATGGAAGGGAAAAATATTAAGGAAGAGATTCCGTCCATGCCGGGGCAGTATCGTTACAGTGTGGATCGAATGGAAGAAAAATTAACGGAACTTGCAGATGCAGGAGTTAGTAGCGTAATGCTTTTTGGAATTCCGGAACACAAGGATGAAGTTGGAAGTGGAGCTTACGCAGAAGACGGTATTGTGCAGAAGGCATTTCGTAAGGCAAAAGAAGTCTGCCCGGAACTTTATATGATAGGGGATGTATGTATGTGTGAATATACGTCTCATGGACATTGCGGTGTGTTGTGCGACCATGATGTGGATAATGATAAGACTCTGGAACTTCTGGCAAAAACAGCATTGTCACAGGTGCAGGCAGGAGCGGATATGGTGGCACCTTCTGATATGATGGATGGAAGAGTGGCTGCAATTCGTGCAAAATTAGATGAGAAGGGATATGTAAATACACCGATTATGTCTTATGCGGTGAAGTTTGCCTCATCTTTTTATGGACCTTTTCGGGATGCAGCAGGGTCAGCACCTTCCTTTGGAGATAGAAAGTCTTATCAGATGGATTTTCATAATCGTAGAGAAGCTTTGAAAGAAGCTATGCTGGATGTGGAAGAGGGAGCCGACATTATTATGGTAAAGCCAGCTATGGCATATGGTGATTTGATTCGGGAGGTAAAGGACAGAACTGATATACCGGTAGCTTCTTACTCGGTTAGTGGCGAGTATGCGATGGTAAAAGCGGCTGCTCAGGCGGGATTTATTGATGAAGCGAGTATCTTGTGTGAAATGGCAGTCAGTGCTTATCGGGCAGGAACCGATATCTATATTACTTATTTTGCAGAAGAATTGGCAGGCTATATGAAAGAAGGAAGAATTGGATGA
- a CDS encoding putative bifunctional diguanylate cyclase/phosphodiesterase: MRPEEKIIMDGEELQELQEKFCKMHHIYSVYLKGDVSQEDMIQIKGWKGVGEYINLEICKDLLWQLQQSGVEDVVEADLPVDYVKVCAIAVRVNQKVVATWLIGGILMDEIPSEVVWGEEVSGTTKEEFAETVEFLCSMLRNYFKLGLGTIEASEESEKSRQAEEHMKTELQRSEAMASVVQMLESEQEFSEVIEQIFQYTGAYLKLEGAQLLQIAEENDSASVICEWMEEGLQNQRKKHQIRPVKEYPFMNGKPYMLSSSTPLNQEFRVFFQQEGLRAGMFLPIEVNGNLAMYLSLMVYNGEREWKVTEIKFAHDVRRIIQSIWAKRVARNSLESSYDSLEEILDNIECGICVSSLEERKMLFTNQRFSTLFPKSILEKKINQVLERVLSEKEQGEIYITEEKKWFDVHRTEIVWVNGKNVALHTIYDITEKKKYQQRIEKQVNNDFLTGLYNRMRCEEDVAQYIKQTKEDGDEGALLYMDLDDFKHINDGLGHQYGDVLLKAISHSLQRIEGIKSSCYRMGGDEFIIVVTHNMYWMLGKIIDEIFEIFSKPWFLKGADYYCTASMGIVRFPADGDNVQDLIKKADMALLEAKKSGKNRYAFYGEGLECGSFKRLDLEKNMRNATMNACDEFEVYYQPIVDVTKPGNPCTGAEALIRWNCENLGFISPGEFIPLAEYLGLINPIGDYVLKEACHSCKYWNDMGHPEYKVNVNLSVVQLLRNDVAERIQEILEETKMNPKNLTLEVTESLAINDMARMQQVLQKIKGLGVRVALDDFGTGYSSLNHIREMPIDVIKIDKCFIDDLGEEPFDEAFVRIVCELAATIGMHVCVEGVENEQQYEILKKMSIKMIQGFYFGKPMTKTDFEKKYL; the protein is encoded by the coding sequence ATGAGACCAGAAGAAAAAATAATAATGGACGGAGAAGAATTACAGGAATTACAAGAAAAGTTCTGTAAAATGCACCATATATATAGTGTTTATTTAAAAGGTGATGTATCTCAGGAAGACATGATTCAGATAAAGGGCTGGAAGGGGGTTGGTGAATATATCAACCTGGAAATCTGTAAAGATTTGCTTTGGCAGTTACAACAGTCCGGAGTAGAAGATGTTGTGGAAGCAGATCTTCCGGTGGATTATGTAAAGGTATGTGCAATAGCGGTACGGGTCAATCAGAAGGTAGTAGCAACTTGGCTGATAGGTGGAATACTCATGGATGAAATACCTTCAGAGGTTGTTTGGGGGGAAGAGGTAAGTGGTACTACCAAAGAAGAATTTGCAGAAACAGTAGAATTTTTGTGTAGTATGTTACGGAATTATTTTAAACTGGGACTTGGAACGATAGAGGCAAGTGAGGAATCTGAAAAAAGCCGTCAGGCAGAAGAGCATATGAAGACAGAGTTGCAGCGCAGTGAGGCCATGGCTTCTGTTGTACAAATGTTGGAATCTGAGCAGGAATTTTCAGAAGTAATTGAACAGATATTTCAGTATACAGGAGCGTATTTGAAATTGGAAGGGGCTCAATTACTTCAGATTGCGGAAGAAAATGATAGCGCTTCTGTGATATGTGAGTGGATGGAAGAGGGCTTGCAAAATCAAAGGAAAAAGCATCAGATAAGACCGGTGAAAGAATATCCGTTTATGAACGGAAAACCATATATGCTTTCTAGTAGTACGCCATTGAACCAAGAATTTCGTGTATTTTTTCAACAGGAAGGACTTAGGGCCGGAATGTTTCTTCCAATAGAGGTAAACGGAAATTTGGCAATGTATTTGTCTTTAATGGTATATAACGGGGAAAGAGAGTGGAAAGTAACAGAAATTAAGTTTGCCCATGATGTTCGTAGAATTATTCAAAGTATATGGGCGAAAAGAGTTGCACGGAATTCACTGGAAAGTTCCTATGATTCTCTAGAAGAGATATTAGATAATATTGAATGTGGCATCTGTGTATCCTCTTTGGAAGAAAGAAAGATGCTATTTACCAACCAGAGGTTTTCTACACTTTTCCCAAAGAGTATCTTGGAGAAAAAAATAAATCAGGTACTGGAAAGGGTATTAAGTGAAAAGGAACAGGGAGAAATATATATAACAGAAGAGAAAAAATGGTTCGATGTTCATCGTACAGAGATTGTATGGGTCAATGGAAAAAATGTTGCTCTTCATACGATTTATGATATTACGGAGAAGAAAAAATATCAGCAAAGAATAGAAAAACAGGTGAATAATGATTTCCTGACAGGGTTATATAACCGAATGCGTTGCGAAGAAGATGTGGCACAGTATATCAAACAGACCAAAGAAGATGGTGACGAGGGGGCACTGTTGTATATGGATTTGGATGATTTTAAACATATTAATGATGGATTGGGACACCAGTATGGAGATGTACTGCTGAAAGCAATTTCTCACAGCCTTCAGCGAATTGAAGGAATAAAAAGTAGTTGTTACCGTATGGGTGGCGATGAATTTATTATTGTAGTTACCCATAACATGTATTGGATGTTGGGAAAGATTATTGATGAGATTTTTGAGATATTTTCCAAACCATGGTTCCTAAAAGGGGCAGATTATTATTGTACAGCGAGTATGGGAATTGTACGTTTTCCGGCAGATGGAGATAATGTACAGGACTTGATAAAAAAAGCAGATATGGCATTGCTTGAAGCCAAGAAGTCTGGTAAGAACCGGTATGCATTTTATGGCGAAGGATTAGAATGTGGATCCTTTAAACGACTGGATTTAGAGAAAAATATGCGTAATGCTACGATGAATGCTTGTGATGAGTTCGAAGTATATTATCAACCGATTGTAGATGTAACAAAACCGGGAAATCCTTGTACCGGTGCAGAGGCTTTGATTCGGTGGAATTGTGAGAATCTTGGGTTTATTTCTCCGGGAGAATTTATTCCGCTTGCGGAGTATTTGGGACTTATTAATCCTATCGGAGATTATGTTTTAAAAGAGGCATGTCATAGTTGTAAGTATTGGAATGATATGGGACATCCGGAGTATAAGGTAAATGTGAATCTTTCTGTTGTTCAATTATTGCGCAATGATGTAGCAGAACGTATCCAGGAAATATTGGAGGAAACAAAAATGAATCCAAAGAATTTGACACTGGAAGTGACAGAGAGTCTTGCAATTAATGATATGGCAAGAATGCAACAAGTGTTGCAGAAAATCAAAGGATTAGGCGTAAGAGTAGCGTTGGATGATTTTGGAACCGGATATAGTTCCTTGAATCATATTCGCGAAATGCCAATAGATGTCATCAAAATTGATAAATGCTTTATTGATGATTTAGGGGAGGAACCATTTGATGAGGCATTTGTAAGGATTGTCTGTGAACTTGCTGCTACTATTGGAATGCATGTGTGCGTAGAAGGGGTAGAGAATGAGCAGCAATATGAGATATTGAAAAAAATGTCAATAAAGATGATACAGGGGTTCTATTTTGGGAAACCTATGACCAAAACAGATTTTGAGAAAAAATATTTGTAA
- a CDS encoding MATE family efflux transporter encodes MKERYVCDMTKGNEVGLLLRFALPMLVGNIFQQLYNMVDSIIVGKFVGSNALGAIGAVGNLNFLFFSLCLGLTSGIGILISQFFGAGKDEYVKKIIANSVYIITGTGIGMSIISIVFARPILTLMNTPPENMEDAVIYMQIVCGATVIVALYNGISSILRALGDSKTPLIFLIVASFINVGLDLLFVLVFHMGVAGAAWATVIAQFLSAIGSILFALWKNPYMKLKKHHFVMESDIVKKSFQIGLPVAGQNALIAFSCVALQSVVNKYGATVMAAYTATSRVEQLVQQPFGSLGTAVSTFAGQNAGAGKYDRVSTSCKKSTFIVLIFSLLMIVVMFLFGKPIVKLFVDDPNIIEIGAKGLCITSLMYFALGMIYVTRGMLNGVGDAAYAMINGLTEVVGRIGFAYLLMAIPAIGMWGVWYTNGLTWILAGAAGVIRFFQGKWKTKSVVDRAVS; translated from the coding sequence ATGAAGGAAAGATATGTATGCGATATGACAAAAGGAAATGAAGTAGGATTGCTCTTAAGATTTGCGCTTCCTATGTTGGTAGGAAATATCTTTCAACAACTTTATAACATGGTGGATTCCATTATTGTAGGTAAATTTGTAGGATCTAATGCACTTGGTGCTATAGGTGCTGTAGGAAATCTAAACTTTTTATTCTTTTCCCTCTGCCTTGGTCTGACTTCCGGAATTGGTATTTTAATTTCACAGTTTTTTGGTGCCGGGAAAGACGAATATGTAAAAAAAATCATAGCAAACTCTGTTTACATTATTACGGGAACAGGAATTGGAATGAGTATAATAAGTATTGTATTTGCAAGACCTATTTTGACTCTTATGAACACACCACCGGAAAACATGGAGGACGCTGTCATCTATATGCAGATTGTATGCGGAGCTACTGTTATTGTAGCACTTTATAATGGAATTTCCTCTATTTTGCGTGCTCTTGGGGACTCCAAGACACCTCTTATTTTTCTGATTGTAGCAAGCTTTATAAATGTAGGATTGGACCTTTTATTTGTACTGGTTTTCCATATGGGCGTAGCCGGTGCTGCTTGGGCAACTGTCATTGCACAGTTTCTTTCTGCGATTGGTTCTATCCTTTTTGCCCTTTGGAAGAATCCATATATGAAGTTAAAAAAACACCACTTTGTAATGGAGTCTGATATCGTAAAAAAGAGTTTTCAAATTGGCCTTCCGGTAGCCGGTCAAAATGCACTGATTGCCTTTTCCTGTGTGGCTTTACAAAGTGTCGTAAATAAATACGGTGCAACTGTAATGGCAGCCTATACTGCAACCAGCCGCGTAGAACAGTTGGTACAGCAACCATTTGGTTCTCTTGGGACCGCAGTATCCACCTTTGCCGGTCAAAATGCAGGTGCAGGAAAGTATGACCGTGTCAGCACCAGTTGTAAAAAGAGCACCTTTATTGTTCTGATTTTCAGCCTGCTGATGATTGTAGTCATGTTTTTGTTTGGAAAACCTATTGTAAAACTGTTTGTAGATGATCCGAACATTATCGAAATCGGTGCCAAAGGACTTTGTATCACCAGTCTTATGTACTTTGCCTTAGGTATGATTTACGTTACGCGTGGTATGTTAAATGGTGTAGGTGATGCTGCCTATGCCATGATAAATGGTCTTACCGAAGTAGTAGGACGAATCGGCTTTGCTTATCTTTTGATGGCAATTCCGGCTATCGGCATGTGGGGCGTATGGTACACCAATGGCCTCACCTGGATTCTAGCCGGAGCTGCCGGAGTCATCCGATTCTTCCAGGGAAAATGGAAAACTAAGTCTGTGGTAGACCGGGCAGTATCTTAA
- the cobA gene encoding uroporphyrinogen-III C-methyltransferase: MIGKVYLVGAGPSDVGLLTIKGKEILEKAQVVVYDRLVGAGILALIPQEAETIDVGKRAGNHTMPQEEINQVLLKKAQEGKQVVRLKGGDPFLFGRGGEELELLVENDIPFEIIPGVTSAISVPAYNGIPVTHRDFTSSLHIITGHKRQGEQLKLDFEALVRLNGTLVFLMGVSALSDICNGLLGAGMESDMPAAILQQGTTAGQKKIIATVSTLAEEVEKQGIQTPAIIVVGKVCALGNSFGWYEKKPLFGKRILVTRPKERSGTLCGKLRENGAEVVEMPTIKTVPISENKSLKNTLERLGEYDYLVFTSPAGVKVFFDELRECRMDIRSLGTARIAAIGKGTQKELEERGLICDLVPEIYDGEHLGILLGETAKDGEKILIPRAAEGNQQLIQEIEKRTKAEITDLPIYETVYETARFEPEHVDMTVFTSASTVKGFAQAIQNLDIKEISAVCIGKQTEATAKALGMRTVTAKEATIDSLVECCIQNYTDR, encoded by the coding sequence ATGATAGGAAAAGTATATTTAGTAGGAGCCGGTCCTTCCGATGTGGGACTTCTTACCATCAAAGGAAAAGAAATATTGGAAAAAGCTCAGGTAGTAGTATATGATCGATTAGTTGGTGCCGGAATTCTGGCATTGATTCCACAGGAAGCGGAAACGATTGATGTGGGAAAGCGAGCTGGTAATCATACCATGCCGCAGGAAGAAATCAATCAGGTATTACTGAAAAAGGCACAAGAAGGAAAACAGGTGGTGCGCTTAAAGGGAGGAGATCCTTTCTTATTTGGGCGCGGTGGCGAAGAGTTAGAATTGTTAGTAGAAAATGATATTCCATTTGAAATTATACCGGGAGTTACTTCTGCTATTTCTGTTCCGGCATATAATGGAATTCCTGTAACACATCGGGATTTTACTTCATCCTTGCATATTATTACAGGGCACAAAAGACAGGGCGAACAGCTGAAACTGGATTTTGAAGCATTAGTGCGTCTCAATGGGACATTAGTGTTCCTGATGGGAGTGTCTGCTCTTTCTGATATTTGTAACGGACTGCTTGGGGCTGGAATGGAATCAGATATGCCGGCGGCAATTTTGCAGCAGGGAACAACTGCAGGGCAGAAGAAAATCATTGCTACGGTATCTACGTTAGCAGAAGAAGTAGAAAAGCAAGGCATACAGACTCCGGCAATCATCGTAGTAGGAAAGGTATGTGCACTTGGAAACAGTTTTGGATGGTATGAAAAGAAACCATTGTTTGGAAAAAGGATTCTTGTCACCAGACCAAAGGAACGAAGTGGAACTTTATGTGGAAAATTACGGGAAAATGGAGCAGAAGTTGTGGAAATGCCTACGATAAAGACGGTTCCCATTTCAGAAAATAAATCACTAAAAAACACGTTGGAAAGACTGGGAGAATATGACTATTTGGTATTCACATCTCCTGCCGGAGTAAAAGTATTTTTTGATGAACTAAGAGAATGCAGAATGGATATTCGTTCTCTTGGTACGGCCAGAATTGCAGCGATTGGAAAGGGAACTCAAAAAGAACTGGAAGAACGAGGACTAATCTGCGACTTGGTACCGGAAATTTATGATGGAGAGCATTTGGGCATTTTATTGGGAGAAACAGCAAAAGATGGAGAAAAGATTTTGATTCCAAGAGCAGCAGAAGGAAATCAGCAGTTGATTCAGGAGATAGAAAAGAGAACAAAGGCTGAGATTACGGATTTGCCAATTTATGAAACCGTATATGAGACAGCAAGATTTGAGCCGGAGCATGTGGATATGACGGTATTTACCAGTGCATCTACGGTAAAAGGGTTTGCACAGGCAATACAGAATTTAGATATAAAAGAGATATCGGCAGTCTGCATCGGAAAGCAGACAGAAGCGACTGCGAAAGCACTTGGAATGAGAACAGTGACAGCAAAAGAAGCTACAATTGATAGTTTGGTAGAATGCTGTATTCAGAATTATACTGACAGATAA
- the hemL gene encoding glutamate-1-semialdehyde 2,1-aminomutase: MTNSEYLFKEAVKVIPGGVNSPVRAFGSIGSTPRFIKRAEGAFIYDEDDNQYIDYIGSWGPMILGHNQKDVLEAVTEACKHGLSYGAATEVEVEMAKLVCELVPSIEMVRMVNSGTEAVMSAIRTARGYTRRDKIIKFTGCYHGHSDGLLVKAGSGVMTAGVPDSLGVPKGCTQDTLSAIYNNLDSVKEHFNRCGEEIAAIIVEPVAANMGVVPPEPGFLGGLRSICDEYGALLIFDEVITGFRLGIDGAQGYYGIKPDLTTFGKIIGGGMPVGAYGGRKEIMEVVAPLGGVYQAGTLSGNPIAMAAGLTQLTILKENPEFYKKLNDNGEWFFEEIRKIVSDAGLPYQVNHVGSIGSLFFTKEKVKDYDSAKTSDTKAFADYCNYMLKEGIYLAPAQFEAIFLSMAHSREILEQTLEVMKKYFL; the protein is encoded by the coding sequence ATAACAAATTCAGAGTATTTATTTAAAGAAGCAGTTAAGGTTATTCCGGGGGGAGTGAATTCCCCGGTGCGTGCATTTGGTTCTATAGGTTCCACTCCAAGATTCATTAAGCGCGCAGAAGGCGCATTCATTTATGATGAGGACGATAATCAGTATATTGATTATATTGGTTCCTGGGGACCAATGATTTTAGGGCATAATCAGAAGGATGTATTGGAAGCGGTAACAGAAGCATGTAAGCATGGATTAAGTTATGGTGCAGCTACGGAAGTAGAGGTAGAGATGGCAAAACTGGTATGTGAACTGGTTCCTTCCATAGAAATGGTGCGTATGGTGAATTCCGGTACAGAAGCAGTTATGAGTGCGATTCGTACTGCAAGAGGATACACGAGGAGAGATAAGATTATCAAGTTTACCGGATGTTATCATGGTCATTCGGACGGGCTGTTGGTAAAGGCAGGTTCCGGAGTGATGACGGCAGGTGTACCGGATAGCCTGGGAGTGCCAAAGGGCTGTACTCAGGATACATTGTCTGCGATATATAATAACCTGGATAGTGTAAAAGAGCATTTTAATCGATGTGGAGAAGAAATAGCGGCTATCATTGTAGAACCGGTAGCAGCTAATATGGGAGTTGTGCCACCAGAACCGGGATTCTTAGGAGGATTGCGCAGTATCTGTGATGAATACGGAGCGCTGTTGATTTTTGATGAGGTAATTACCGGATTTCGCTTGGGAATTGATGGAGCACAAGGGTATTATGGAATAAAGCCTGATTTAACTACTTTTGGAAAAATCATTGGTGGTGGAATGCCGGTAGGAGCTTATGGCGGAAGAAAAGAAATTATGGAAGTAGTAGCTCCATTAGGTGGTGTATATCAGGCAGGTACATTAAGTGGAAATCCGATTGCTATGGCAGCAGGACTCACCCAGCTTACTATATTGAAGGAAAATCCGGAGTTTTATAAAAAGTTAAATGATAATGGAGAATGGTTTTTTGAAGAAATCCGGAAAATTGTATCGGATGCAGGATTACCTTATCAGGTAAATCATGTAGGTTCCATTGGTTCTCTGTTTTTTACCAAGGAAAAAGTAAAGGATTATGATAGTGCAAAGACTTCAGATACGAAGGCATTCGCAGATTACTGCAATTATATGTTGAAGGAAGGCATTTATCTGGCGCCGGCTCAGTTTGAAGCAATATTCCTGTCTATGGCGCATAGCAGAGAGATATTAGAACAGACTCTGGAGGTTATGAAAAAATATTTCTTATAG
- a CDS encoding peptidoglycan recognition protein family protein, whose amino-acid sequence MTSEERRRREACLARRRKRKRKRILQMVRKGVISCGAVLVVVLVIIHISQSAQASENISEQSVDEMAEDFKQKVILEAPDYQVELLTPNEYSRPQIAMDEVRGIVIHYTANPGTTAEQNRSYFESLKDSHETKASSHFVVGIDGEIVQCIPSSEISYASNDRNNDTISIECCHLNKDGKFTQETYDSLVHLTAWLCGKFDVPVENVIRHYDVTGKECPLYYVEHEDAWKQFKKDVQDYLDTYGVEPEEDLS is encoded by the coding sequence GTGACGAGTGAAGAACGAAGAAGACGAGAGGCATGTCTGGCACGGAGAAGAAAAAGAAAACGGAAAAGAATCCTACAGATGGTACGAAAAGGTGTGATTAGCTGTGGTGCAGTCTTAGTAGTGGTTTTAGTAATCATACATATATCCCAATCGGCACAGGCAAGTGAGAATATATCAGAACAGTCCGTTGATGAGATGGCAGAGGATTTTAAACAGAAGGTGATTTTAGAAGCACCGGATTATCAGGTGGAGCTTTTAACGCCGAATGAATATTCTCGACCACAGATTGCCATGGACGAGGTAAGAGGAATTGTCATACATTATACAGCCAATCCGGGGACTACGGCGGAACAGAATCGAAGTTATTTTGAAAGTTTAAAAGATAGTCATGAGACGAAGGCAAGTAGCCACTTTGTAGTAGGAATTGATGGTGAAATTGTTCAGTGTATTCCAAGCTCTGAGATTTCCTATGCGTCCAATGACCGAAATAATGATACAATTTCTATTGAGTGTTGTCATTTAAATAAGGATGGCAAGTTTACACAGGAAACGTATGATTCTTTGGTGCACCTTACGGCATGGCTTTGTGGAAAGTTTGATGTTCCGGTGGAAAATGTCATTCGACATTATGATGTGACCGGAAAGGAATGTCCTCTTTATTATGTGGAACATGAGGATGCATGGAAACAGTTTAAAAAGGATGTACAAGATTATCTGGATACTTATGGAGTAGAACCGGAAGAGGATTTGTCATAA
- a CDS encoding methyltransferase produces MVEQHYESLKTEENPRKELISIKQELKEKAVVLEWQKKLQGNYDIFLKFLEHEDAKVRKNAALILGNLQAQQAALSLYEAYQAETQRFVKSDYLTALSQLDYEAFVPELQQRLKELEEYKPAENEEKHVREEMTVLRKMLSDKEEKKHHVFRGYKENYEVILTTGKKNQEITERQIRKGKTLRMKSGVRVKTDDIRELLEIPTYREMLFLLNARTLQPQPEQAADTLVASNLLELLKKAHGSEETCYFRLGIHGKMPLDKRSEFAKKLAFSLEKKTAYRLRNSTSDYEIEIRLMEKSDGTFLPLIKFYTLSEERFYYRKNTIAASIRPEQAATVAALAKPYMEEDAQILDPFCGVGTMLLERNRICPARVMYGIDIFGKAISGARENTELAGQNIYYINRDFFEFTHEYLFDEIITNMPERGKKSKEEQDIFYQRFFEKAAKVLREKGKIMMYSNEKNFVKKQLRVRKDFTMLQEYSMDEKDMYYLFIMEKRG; encoded by the coding sequence ATGGTAGAGCAGCATTATGAGAGCTTGAAAACAGAAGAAAATCCGAGAAAAGAGCTGATTTCTATAAAACAGGAATTAAAGGAAAAAGCTGTTGTCTTGGAATGGCAGAAAAAGCTGCAGGGAAACTATGATATTTTTCTGAAATTTTTAGAGCATGAAGATGCAAAAGTGCGTAAGAATGCGGCGTTGATTTTGGGAAATTTGCAAGCGCAGCAAGCAGCACTATCGTTATATGAAGCATATCAGGCAGAAACACAGCGTTTTGTAAAAAGTGATTATCTAACAGCTTTATCTCAATTGGATTATGAAGCGTTTGTGCCGGAGTTACAGCAGCGGTTGAAGGAACTGGAAGAATATAAGCCGGCAGAGAATGAAGAAAAGCATGTGCGAGAAGAGATGACGGTATTGCGTAAGATGCTTTCCGACAAAGAAGAGAAGAAACACCATGTTTTTCGAGGATATAAGGAAAACTATGAGGTTATTCTGACTACTGGAAAGAAAAATCAGGAGATAACAGAGCGGCAGATAAGAAAAGGAAAGACGCTTCGAATGAAAAGTGGCGTACGGGTAAAAACAGATGATATCAGGGAGTTGTTGGAAATTCCCACTTATCGGGAAATGTTGTTTTTACTTAATGCGAGAACGTTGCAACCGCAACCGGAACAGGCAGCAGACACGTTGGTAGCATCAAATTTGTTGGAGCTGTTGAAAAAGGCACATGGGAGCGAAGAGACCTGCTATTTTCGCCTGGGGATTCATGGTAAGATGCCTTTGGATAAGCGAAGTGAATTTGCCAAGAAATTAGCATTTTCTTTAGAAAAGAAGACAGCTTATCGATTGAGAAACTCTACTTCTGATTATGAAATAGAGATAAGATTGATGGAAAAAAGTGATGGAACATTTCTTCCGTTGATAAAGTTTTATACTTTGTCAGAAGAGCGATTTTATTATCGAAAAAATACCATTGCGGCATCAATTCGTCCGGAACAGGCAGCGACAGTGGCAGCACTTGCAAAGCCGTATATGGAAGAAGATGCTCAGATTTTGGACCCGTTTTGCGGTGTGGGAACGATGCTTCTAGAACGAAATCGAATCTGTCCGGCAAGAGTGATGTACGGGATTGATATTTTTGGAAAAGCAATTAGTGGGGCTAGGGAAAATACAGAACTGGCAGGTCAGAATATATACTATATTAACAGGGATTTTTTTGAGTTTACCCATGAATATCTTTTTGACGAAATTATTACAAATATGCCGGAACGAGGAAAAAAGAGTAAGGAAGAACAGGATATTTTTTATCAAAGATTTTTTGAAAAAGCAGCAAAGGTTTTAAGGGAAAAGGGAAAGATTATGATGTATTCCAATGAAAAAAACTTTGTGAAAAAACAGCTGCGTGTAAGAAAAGATTTTACTATGTTGCAGGAATACAGTATGGACGAGAAGGATATGTATTATCTGTTTATTATGGAAAAAAGGGGCTAG